From the genome of Deltaproteobacteria bacterium GWA2_45_12, one region includes:
- a CDS encoding oxygen-independent coproporphyrinogen III oxidase produces the protein MSDRFYNLLKKYDVPGPRYTSYPTVPAWSSEVGGADYEQSLKKLQKGERLSLYFHLPFCESLCHFCGCMQVITKDKSRSEAYVQTVLKEVQKVSQFIPSDCREVTQIHFGGGTPNFVQPFELTQILDVIRKHFNLLPGCEVAIELHPKTSTRTFNENLARLGFNRISLGVQDLDPVVQKLINRNQTHQMTKEMVDQLRELGFSSFNFDLVYGLPGQTMKGWEETLNQVLQMAPDRLAVYSYAHVPWARPVQRTFKDSDLPPPEMKLKLFEKAHYFFTENGYRLIGMDHFAKKEDELSKALDEGTIHRNFMGYSTRADAHQIGFGVSSISYVAGNYFQNLKELKKYVEAIESESLASFRGHLLSRDDAIRRDVILQIMCRGFIDFASIDSKWGIIFENYFHDACRGGLRTALTLSDFIHDGLLELRNRKLHVIGDGFLFLRNMAMVFDAYLEGIREKAVNPTFSRTV, from the coding sequence ATGTCGGATCGTTTTTATAATTTATTGAAAAAATACGATGTTCCCGGACCAAGGTATACAAGCTATCCCACGGTTCCTGCCTGGTCTTCGGAAGTGGGGGGGGCTGATTACGAACAAAGCTTAAAGAAACTCCAAAAAGGGGAACGGCTTTCACTTTATTTTCATCTGCCTTTTTGTGAAAGTCTTTGCCACTTTTGCGGATGCATGCAGGTCATCACCAAGGATAAGAGTCGCTCGGAAGCTTATGTACAAACAGTGCTTAAGGAAGTCCAAAAGGTTTCCCAATTTATTCCAAGCGATTGTCGGGAAGTGACACAAATCCATTTTGGAGGAGGCACTCCCAATTTTGTTCAACCCTTTGAGCTTACGCAAATTCTTGATGTCATCCGCAAGCATTTTAATCTTCTGCCGGGTTGTGAGGTGGCTATTGAGCTGCATCCTAAAACCAGTACCAGGACCTTCAACGAAAATCTGGCCCGGTTGGGCTTTAATCGCATTTCATTGGGAGTGCAGGATCTCGACCCCGTTGTTCAAAAACTGATCAACCGAAATCAAACCCATCAAATGACCAAAGAGATGGTTGACCAGTTACGTGAACTTGGTTTTTCTTCCTTCAATTTTGATCTTGTTTACGGGCTTCCTGGGCAAACCATGAAAGGATGGGAAGAAACCTTGAATCAGGTTCTACAAATGGCGCCCGATCGCCTGGCTGTTTATAGTTATGCCCATGTTCCCTGGGCGCGCCCCGTGCAGCGCACTTTCAAAGATTCCGATTTACCCCCTCCTGAAATGAAGTTGAAGCTTTTTGAAAAAGCCCATTATTTTTTCACTGAAAATGGATATCGCTTGATCGGCATGGATCATTTTGCCAAAAAAGAGGACGAGCTTTCAAAGGCCCTGGATGAAGGAACAATTCATCGCAATTTTATGGGATATTCAACGCGTGCCGATGCCCACCAAATTGGCTTCGGGGTCAGTTCCATTTCGTATGTTGCCGGAAATTATTTTCAGAATTTAAAAGAATTAAAAAAATATGTTGAAGCCATCGAATCGGAAAGCTTAGCCAGCTTTAGGGGGCATTTATTATCACGCGATGACGCCATAAGGCGCGATGTTATTTTGCAAATTATGTGTCGCGGTTTTATTGATTTTGCATCCATTGACTCCAAGTGGGGAATTATTTTCGAGAATTATTTTCATGATGCATGTAGGGGTGGTTTACGAACGGCCCTTACCCTGTCGGATTTCATTCATGACGGTTTGTTGGAATTAAGAAACCGAAAGCTGCACGTAATTGGGGATGGTTTCTTGTTTTTAAGAAATATGGCCATGGTTTTTGATGCCTATTTGGAGGGTATTCGGGAGAAAGCGGTTAATCCTACATTTTCAAGGACGGTTTAA
- a CDS encoding nucleoside triphosphate pyrophosphohydrolase, which yields MSQSFDKLLSIMTKLRNPGGCPWDHEQTHTSLIPYLIEEAFETVDALESSNKEHIKEELGDLLLQIVFHAQIAEEEGSFNINNVIDSISEKLIRRHPHVFGNAQVKNASEVSANWEKIKAEEKKNTTPASLLDSIPKSAPALFQAYKITKKAAKAGFDWDKPEDVVKKMEEELEEIKKAVQNKDNLNLREEIGDFFFCIVNLARHLKVEPEEALRQTNHKFRNRFFRMEKCIQEDGKKFETLTLKELDEYWNHIKKDLSIS from the coding sequence ATGTCCCAATCCTTTGACAAACTACTCTCCATCATGACCAAACTTCGCAACCCCGGTGGCTGCCCTTGGGACCATGAGCAAACTCACACCTCCCTTATTCCTTATCTTATTGAAGAAGCTTTTGAAACAGTCGATGCCCTGGAATCATCCAACAAGGAACATATCAAGGAAGAGCTGGGCGATCTTTTACTGCAAATTGTCTTTCACGCCCAAATTGCCGAAGAAGAAGGTTCTTTTAACATCAACAATGTTATTGATTCTATTTCTGAAAAACTTATCCGTCGCCATCCCCATGTTTTTGGGAATGCACAGGTAAAAAACGCCAGTGAAGTAAGTGCCAACTGGGAAAAAATCAAGGCCGAAGAAAAAAAGAATACAACCCCTGCCTCGCTTCTTGATTCCATTCCAAAATCAGCTCCGGCTCTTTTTCAAGCCTATAAGATCACCAAGAAAGCAGCCAAAGCCGGTTTTGACTGGGACAAACCGGAAGATGTCGTAAAAAAAATGGAGGAGGAATTGGAAGAAATAAAAAAAGCGGTCCAAAATAAAGACAATCTCAATTTACGTGAAGAAATAGGTGACTTCTTTTTTTGCATCGTTAATTTGGCACGCCATTTAAAGGTGGAACCCGAAGAAGCCCTGCGACAAACCAACCACAAATTCAGGAATCGATTTTTCAGGATGGAAAAGTGCATCCAGGAAGATGGTAAAAAATTTGAAACTCTTACCCTTAAAGAACTCGATGAATACTGGAACCATATCAAAAAAGATCTTTCAATTTCTTAG
- a CDS encoding tagatose-bisphosphate aldolase — protein MAKLTEGKRKHLEKLSTRSGIIAAAAMDQRGSLKKSLAKEKGVDPSQITNAMMAEFKTAVTKALTPYASAILLDPEYGLEAAKNRSANAGLLLAYESTGYDQTSPGRIPLLVPYWTVSKSVAAGANAVKILLYYTPFEKPEINEIKHAWIERIGVECAYHDIPFFLEFVGYPVNGEDEKSLEFAKKKPEIVTKSVQEYSKPKYNVDVLKIEIPVNMKFVKGARSNKTGEVAYDKAEAIDLFKQLSKSTNLPFIFLSAGVSDDEFRESLELANESGINYNGVLCGRATWKEGMPIYAKQGLKALEDFLADRGVKNIQALNAVLEKGAKPWTTKL, from the coding sequence ATGGCCAAACTAACCGAAGGTAAAAGAAAACATTTAGAAAAACTCTCCACCCGTTCCGGCATTATTGCCGCTGCCGCCATGGACCAGCGCGGTTCTCTTAAAAAATCGCTGGCCAAGGAAAAAGGGGTTGATCCCTCCCAAATAACAAACGCCATGATGGCCGAATTCAAAACGGCGGTCACAAAAGCCCTCACTCCTTATGCCAGTGCCATCCTGCTTGATCCTGAATATGGTTTGGAGGCGGCAAAAAACCGTTCTGCCAATGCCGGATTGTTGCTTGCCTATGAATCAACCGGCTACGATCAAACATCCCCAGGCCGCATTCCCCTTCTTGTGCCTTACTGGACCGTTTCTAAATCAGTTGCCGCAGGGGCCAATGCTGTAAAAATTCTGCTTTATTACACTCCCTTTGAAAAACCTGAAATCAATGAGATCAAACATGCATGGATTGAACGCATCGGCGTTGAGTGTGCCTATCACGATATTCCCTTTTTCCTTGAATTTGTTGGTTACCCTGTTAACGGAGAAGATGAAAAAAGTCTGGAATTCGCCAAAAAGAAACCCGAAATCGTGACAAAAAGCGTTCAGGAATATTCCAAACCAAAATACAATGTAGATGTCCTAAAAATTGAAATCCCGGTGAACATGAAGTTTGTCAAAGGCGCCCGTTCCAACAAAACCGGCGAGGTGGCTTATGACAAAGCGGAAGCCATCGACCTTTTCAAACAACTCTCTAAAAGCACAAACCTGCCCTTCATCTTTCTTTCAGCAGGAGTCTCCGATGATGAATTCCGAGAAAGTTTGGAACTAGCCAACGAATCAGGCATCAATTACAATGGCGTTTTATGTGGTCGCGCCACCTGGAAGGAAGGCATGCCCATTTACGCCAAGCAGGGCTTGAAAGCTCTTGAAGATTTTTTGGCGGACCGTGGGGTAAAAAACATCCAGGCCTTGAATGCCGTGCTTGAAAAAGGCGCCAAACCCTGGACAACAAAATTGTGA
- a CDS encoding prevent-host-death protein — protein MKIMSVSEAKMKLSSLVDEVSRVDAHITITKNGKPAAMLINPEEFESWEETIAILRDKKLMRDLRKSLKQIKEGKGKIMTLDEIFGE, from the coding sequence ATGAAAATCATGTCTGTTTCCGAAGCAAAAATGAAGTTAAGTTCCCTTGTTGATGAGGTAAGCCGCGTTGATGCCCATATCACCATAACTAAAAACGGGAAACCGGCCGCCATGCTTATCAACCCCGAAGAATTCGAGTCATGGGAAGAGACCATTGCCATTCTTAGGGACAAAAAATTAATGAGGGATCTGCGTAAAAGCCTGAAACAAATAAAAGAGGGGAAAGGAAAAATCATGACCCTCGATGAAATCTTTGGAGAGTAA
- a CDS encoding ABC transporter ATP-binding protein, with amino-acid sequence MEIAIFAQHATKIYGKVKAVDDLSFTVQRGEMVGLLGPNGAGKTTVIHMLLGLLAPTSGNIRVLGLSPLKDRPLLAQKINFSSAYVQLPSNLKIIENMKIFAGLYGISRPLEKIKFLLNLFNMDHLAKRLTGALSAGEKTRLNLCKALLNDPEVLLLDEPTASLDPEMALNVRNVLQKIQKERHLSVIYTSHNMVEVQEMCDRVLFLNHGREVLQGKPHEILKELQYKTLDEVFIAVARRKEGAT; translated from the coding sequence ATGGAAATAGCCATCTTTGCCCAGCATGCCACTAAAATTTATGGAAAAGTCAAAGCGGTTGATGACCTTTCTTTTACCGTTCAAAGAGGTGAAATGGTTGGGCTTTTGGGCCCCAATGGGGCGGGCAAGACCACGGTGATCCACATGCTTTTGGGATTACTTGCACCCACCTCTGGGAATATTCGTGTGCTTGGTTTGTCCCCCCTTAAAGACCGGCCGTTGTTGGCCCAAAAAATAAATTTTTCTTCGGCCTATGTTCAGCTTCCATCCAATTTAAAGATTATTGAAAATATGAAAATTTTTGCGGGTCTTTATGGAATTTCCCGTCCCTTGGAAAAGATAAAGTTTTTGCTGAATCTTTTTAATATGGATCATTTGGCCAAAAGGCTTACCGGGGCCTTGTCAGCAGGGGAGAAGACGCGTCTTAATTTGTGCAAGGCCCTGCTTAATGATCCGGAAGTGCTTTTACTTGACGAGCCGACGGCAAGTTTAGACCCTGAAATGGCCTTGAATGTCCGCAATGTGTTGCAGAAAATCCAGAAAGAGCGTCATTTAAGCGTGATTTACACATCCCATAATATGGTGGAAGTCCAAGAAATGTGTGATCGTGTTCTTTTTTTAAATCACGGACGTGAAGTTCTCCAAGGAAAACCCCATGAAATTTTAAAAGAACTTCAATATAAAACCCTGGATGAAGTTTTTATTGCCGTGGCCAGAAGAAAGGAAGGTGCCACATGA
- a CDS encoding uroporphyrinogen decarboxylase, with product MKNQNTPLTVISFESRMALPMQRLLEKKGIHCISAPTMKEVPLEENPRLFEFYEKLKNGEFDGIIFMTGVATRTLIKTLEQKFSKDEILETLRNKSKIIVRGPKPTAVCNRNNLPIFLTAPEPNTWREIISVLENHDFIKSKKLAIVEYGISNTDFINQLQKKGAETHPLQVYQWAMPDDLEPLNTAIATILTGKADLLAFTSAKQIENIMTLVKEKNLEGAFRRALYSTAITSIGPVTSEHLSTHQFFPDLEAKPHKMEALVELMAKKGLSASRQKKKKAVLNLVYVKDSQQITETKDIMEDSPFMRACRIKANSQIPVWLMRQAGRYMAEYQSVRKKGGFKDLCTNPDLATEVTITAVERLGLDAAIIFSDILLVCEAMGMRLTYEENHGPILGPPIRTMDDLKRLRPSHTATDMPFVAKAISQTRKHLHPCIPLIGFSGAPFTVAAYMIEGGASKNFIATKQMMHSEPSVWKKLMNLLVPALADLLNTQIAAGCQVVQIFDSWVGQLNSQDYETFVMPYTQKLVRKIKKGTPVIHFGSFNASSLHLQQKAGGDVLSIDWRVDIKQALQIIPKRKGIQGNLDPTLLFNKPKAFLPEVKKLLQAVGKRPGYIFNLGHGILPGTPVDHVMALVDYVHEWKM from the coding sequence ATGAAAAATCAAAACACCCCTCTCACCGTCATTTCCTTTGAATCACGCATGGCTCTTCCCATGCAACGCCTGCTTGAAAAAAAGGGTATCCATTGCATTTCAGCCCCCACCATGAAGGAAGTCCCTTTGGAAGAAAATCCCCGCTTATTTGAATTTTATGAAAAGCTCAAAAACGGAGAATTTGATGGGATCATTTTCATGACGGGAGTTGCCACACGCACCCTGATCAAAACCCTGGAACAAAAATTTTCTAAGGATGAAATCCTGGAAACATTAAGAAATAAAAGTAAAATCATTGTTCGTGGTCCGAAACCAACGGCTGTATGCAACAGAAACAATCTTCCCATTTTTTTGACAGCTCCAGAGCCCAACACATGGAGAGAAATTATCTCTGTTTTGGAAAATCATGATTTTATAAAATCGAAGAAATTGGCAATCGTTGAATACGGCATTTCAAATACCGATTTCATCAACCAGCTCCAGAAAAAGGGCGCCGAAACCCATCCCCTTCAAGTCTACCAGTGGGCCATGCCCGATGATTTGGAACCCTTAAATACGGCCATCGCAACCATCCTGACCGGAAAAGCTGACTTATTAGCCTTTACCAGTGCCAAACAAATTGAAAACATCATGACCCTGGTCAAAGAAAAAAATCTTGAGGGGGCCTTCCGTCGGGCTCTTTATTCCACGGCCATCACCTCCATCGGCCCGGTGACCAGTGAACATCTCTCCACACACCAGTTTTTTCCTGACCTGGAAGCCAAACCCCATAAAATGGAAGCTCTTGTCGAACTGATGGCAAAAAAAGGGTTGTCTGCTTCCCGTCAAAAGAAAAAAAAGGCTGTTTTGAATTTGGTCTATGTAAAGGACAGCCAGCAAATAACAGAGACCAAAGACATCATGGAAGACTCTCCTTTTATGCGTGCTTGCCGCATCAAGGCGAATAGCCAAATACCGGTATGGCTCATGCGCCAGGCGGGGCGCTACATGGCTGAGTACCAGAGTGTGCGCAAAAAAGGCGGCTTCAAGGATTTATGCACCAACCCCGATTTGGCCACTGAGGTCACCATCACAGCAGTTGAACGCTTGGGGCTGGATGCCGCCATCATTTTTTCGGACATCCTTCTTGTTTGTGAAGCCATGGGAATGAGGCTTACCTACGAAGAAAATCATGGCCCCATCCTGGGTCCCCCCATACGTACCATGGATGATCTAAAAAGACTGCGCCCCTCTCACACAGCGACTGACATGCCCTTTGTGGCCAAAGCCATAAGCCAGACGCGCAAGCATTTACACCCCTGCATCCCCCTGATCGGTTTTTCTGGCGCCCCCTTTACCGTAGCCGCTTACATGATTGAAGGGGGGGCTTCCAAAAACTTCATTGCCACCAAACAGATGATGCATTCCGAACCTTCTGTCTGGAAAAAACTGATGAATCTTTTGGTCCCCGCATTGGCTGATCTGCTTAACACACAAATTGCCGCAGGATGCCAGGTTGTCCAAATATTTGATAGCTGGGTGGGACAACTCAATAGCCAGGATTATGAAACTTTCGTCATGCCCTACACCCAAAAACTGGTCCGAAAAATAAAAAAAGGCACTCCCGTCATTCACTTTGGCTCCTTCAATGCAAGTTCTCTTCATTTACAACAAAAAGCCGGAGGAGATGTGTTAAGCATCGACTGGCGTGTGGACATAAAACAAGCCCTGCAAATCATCCCAAAAAGAAAAGGAATCCAGGGAAACCTGGACCCCACCCTCCTCTTCAATAAACCCAAGGCCTTCCTGCCGGAAGTCAAAAAACTTCTTCAAGCAGTCGGCAAAAGGCCGGGCTATATTTTCAATCTGGGACATGGAATTTTGCCTGGCACGCCCGTAGACCATGTCATGGCGCTTGTGGATTATGTTCATGAGTGGAAAATGTAA
- a CDS encoding ferrochelatase — protein MKGLLLINLGSPDAPDVPSVRHYLREFLSDPFVIDINPVARWLLVNTVIAPFRSPKSAKAYQKVWMKEGSPLVVYSENLTGKVQEKLGDYVVELGMRYGKPSIREAIEKLLMQGIDELVVFPLYPQYALSSTETAVVEVNKVLGSRSRPAIPIKFIPPFYNHPAFIKAFAQRGREALQDFRPDHVLFSFHGLPKRHVIKALPQDYRVQCAATAGGIAKELGLCTLPVPYSISFQSRLGRTPWIEPFTDVVLSELPKKGIKKLAVFCPSFVADCLETLEEIGIRGRETFQQNGGEDLRLVPCPNDSPLWVEAIYKLVMGSGFLK, from the coding sequence ATGAAAGGTCTTCTCCTTATCAATCTGGGTTCTCCCGATGCTCCCGATGTCCCATCTGTTCGCCATTATCTCCGGGAATTTCTCTCCGATCCTTTTGTCATTGATATTAACCCAGTGGCCCGTTGGCTGCTTGTCAATACCGTCATTGCGCCTTTTCGTTCCCCTAAATCGGCCAAGGCTTATCAAAAAGTATGGATGAAGGAAGGTTCTCCGCTTGTTGTTTATTCAGAAAATTTGACCGGAAAAGTTCAAGAGAAGCTTGGAGATTACGTTGTTGAATTGGGGATGCGTTATGGAAAGCCTTCTATCAGGGAAGCTATCGAAAAATTATTGATGCAGGGCATTGACGAGCTGGTTGTTTTCCCCCTTTATCCCCAATATGCTTTGTCCTCAACGGAGACTGCTGTAGTTGAGGTGAATAAGGTTCTGGGTAGCAGGTCGCGACCTGCAATTCCCATAAAATTCATTCCTCCCTTTTACAACCATCCCGCTTTCATCAAGGCCTTTGCCCAAAGGGGCAGGGAAGCGCTTCAGGATTTTAGGCCGGATCATGTCTTGTTTAGTTTTCATGGCCTTCCCAAGCGACATGTCATTAAAGCCCTGCCACAGGATTATCGGGTTCAATGTGCGGCTACAGCGGGTGGCATTGCCAAAGAGTTGGGATTGTGTACTTTGCCGGTTCCTTACTCCATTTCCTTCCAGTCCCGTCTGGGACGTACGCCGTGGATCGAACCTTTTACCGACGTTGTTTTAAGCGAGTTACCTAAAAAAGGGATCAAAAAACTAGCCGTTTTCTGCCCCTCATTTGTTGCGGATTGTCTGGAAACCCTGGAAGAAATCGGTATTCGCGGCAGGGAAACCTTTCAGCAAAACGGAGGGGAAGATTTACGCCTTGTTCCTTGTCCCAATGATTCACCTTTGTGGGTGGAAGCGATTTATAAGTTAGTGATGGGTTCTGGTTTTTTGAAGTAA
- a CDS encoding TIGR00701 family protein, which translates to MYLYFKAFHIISVVAWFAALFYIFRLFVYHVKFKDKPDCAEAYTIMEYKLIYMISHPAMLSTIVFGVLMVLQNPLLLKQGWFHLKLLSMVFLFGYQFFAGYTRRKFAKGNYFLSEKACRIINEVPTILLIIIVVCAVAKPF; encoded by the coding sequence ATGTATCTCTACTTCAAAGCTTTTCACATTATTTCAGTGGTCGCCTGGTTTGCGGCTCTTTTCTATATTTTCAGGCTTTTTGTCTACCATGTTAAATTCAAGGACAAGCCGGATTGTGCGGAAGCCTACACGATCATGGAGTACAAGCTTATTTACATGATTTCCCATCCGGCCATGCTTTCCACCATTGTCTTTGGTGTTTTGATGGTTTTGCAAAATCCCCTTCTTTTAAAACAAGGATGGTTTCATCTTAAATTACTGAGCATGGTCTTTCTTTTTGGATACCAGTTTTTTGCAGGCTACACGCGAAGGAAATTTGCCAAGGGGAATTATTTTCTTTCAGAAAAAGCCTGCCGCATCATCAATGAAGTGCCCACGATTCTTTTGATTATTATTGTCGTGTGCGCGGTGGCAAAGCCGTTTTGA